CAAAGGAACTGAAGGACAATTTTCTCTTCGACAAGATCAACGGACTGTTGACGCAAGAAATCACCATGGGGAAATTACAAGAAGTTTAAAAACCCACTTCGGGAgacttaaaacattaaaaatacGCTTTTGTCATATTTTATTGGAAGACATTCAAGATGACGCCAAACAGTGGGATATCATTAGTGATTTTTATCATAGAGCACACCGTGGGTCACAGGGAAATTGGAACCAAATAATCCGAAGCTATTATTTCCCCAAATTGcggcaaaaaatcaaagaattTGTCAACAAATGCAAAGTCTGCCTTGAAAATAAATATGTAAGAGTACCTATTAAATATCCCTTACAACCAACTCCTATCCCAAAACTTCCATTTGAAATTGTTCACATAGATATTTTGTTTCTAAAAAAGAGTCACTTTTTGACTTATATAGATAAATTTTCTAAATTCTCACAATTAATTCCGATAGCATCCAGTGCAGCGGTAGATTTTATTCCAGCCATTAAAGATTTATTACTGCGATATAAAACTGCGCCAAACACACTGGACGATGGACGGTGAAAAGTCTTTCATGACTGGAGAGATGGTAATGTTTTATAATACTCATAACATTGTCCCATATATTACTGCCACAGGTCGCAGCGAAATGAACGGAATAGTTGAACGCTTTTACTCCACATTATTGTAACTATACAGAATCGTTAAAGTCGAATACCCTCTTATTTCACTCAACGAACTAATAGAATTGActactaaaaataaaatgaatcgATTCATTCAAGTAAAAAATACACCCCATTATAAGTAATCACTCCTTCACTAGACTCCAACAAAATTATAAATGGCACATACTCGAATCtgataaagaaacaaaaaattggtATTCAAAGGATATCACAGATATGCCATATAATCAATTCACGACTATTATTAAGGAAAGACTAGGCGAAATGGATCAATCGATGAATTATCTACAGATCAGAAGATCAAGACGATGGCATACTGTAGGGACAGTCTGGAAATTAATAGAAGGGAATGCGGACGATGCGGACGATTTGAGAATGATCAATGTTTCGATCAGCGATCTTGTTAGGAATAACAATATTCAAGTAAGATTAAACTTCGACCTCAATATCAAAATTCAGGAAGCCTTGCATAAAACCACGCATGCATTAAATACTTCAAACGAACATTCGATGTAACTACGAGCAgtaaatatatattttcatATTAATTATTTCGCTAAGTAGAAGAATAGAAGAAGATAGAATGGTCTAGATCTAGACATTAGGTAAATCCGCcgtttttaacaaaaacatatTAAGCCAGAATAAGTTAACAGTACTTCTGCAGGACTTAGACCAGGAACatataaaaacaaacacaatcgcCTAGGCTCTATCTATCGCTTCTGTTGCTATATCGACTAACGCTCATGAACTCGCCCTGCTGATCAAAATAGTGAAATTAAGCCCCCCAACTTCACAAAAACGCGCGTGTTTCCGACTTTGCAAAAGAACCGTACCAGTCTGCACCTGCCCGAACGAATGTATCTATCAAACGCCGCTGAAAATTATATAGTTAGAACACTGGACATCACTATCTACAAGAAGGAGGATATAAAAGTTGATAATTCTAGCTGCTCCCCAAACCTCGAAGGACATCCGGCAGATTGTGACTATATCAGCAACCTCATAACCGAAGAAATCATAAATATCGACAATAATCATATCCTCGTGAAAACAGTGAACAATTTTGAACTGTCATCCACTTGCGGAATTCCAGATAGGAATCTTGCAGGATCATTTCTCATCACATATGAAGACTGTCAGCTATTATTTGTGAACAAATCACTGATATCAGATGAGGTACAGCATCTTCCCGTAAATCCGATTCCCCTACAATTAGATGGGATCATCGTTAATCAAAAGAAGAGATTGCTTAATGGCGGTTTGGATTACTTACACCATTTACATTTAGAGACAAGAAAAGAGTTGGATATGATTCATTTGCAGAACAATAGCATCAAATGGCCGCATCTATCGATCATCGGAGGTATAGCAGTTATGCCCATGATTGCTGTGATCATCGCTACACTTGTAATTTGGCACCAGAGAAGAATTGCAATCACCATGCATACTGATCCCGAAATCCCAATGCAGACAACGGCACAAACGACGACCACTCCAGCGATCATCGCATCTCGAGAGCCGAACTATCAACATATCCTTCGGGTGGAACCTCAGCTTTAAGAAGGGATGAGTTAGCAACGGTCGCTGACTCAATGAGTCAGCAGATACCCTACCATCATCAGGTACCGACATGAGCCGCCAGGACGACGATCTCGTCGGTACATGCCGATGAGTCAGAATAGATAAGTAACAAAGAAGGAATCACAATCGATGAGGGAAGAAGATAGATAGGTTACCGATAAGAACGATAGAAGTAAGACACATGAATGTTATAAAAGAGGAATGTCCGGAAATAAACAGGCAGTCTTTCTTCCAATCCGGGGGTTGAAACTCTAACTCGCGCAAGCCCCGCTCCGTCATCGCTAGCGCGAGAGTCCCAGGAGTAAAAGTAAAGTAAGTATCTGCCCCGCATGGCGCGTGAACGCGAACGATCCGAGTCCACTTCGCACCAGGATCGCCTCGACCCTTTACAGAGGTCAAATTCTCCGTCGATCCCCCAAAACTCGCTCGTCCCGCTCTTCACCGCGAATTAAAGATAGAAAATAGAACAGCCCTCCGCTCTGCTTCGCTAACTTCACCAGTCTCTTTTTGTTATCCGTCAAACTCCACAAAAGTTTCCCGCTAATTTGGTAAAACTTAACGTTTTACCAGCGGCGGTATGTTGAGAACGGAACAGTTTGATTCGCATGGAAGATTCCATCGTACCAACGCAAAGCAGTGCTTTAAAATTAACCGACGAAGGCGGTTAAAACAAACCCGAAAGAACCTCGCTAGGAAGTCACATCGTAGAGGCAGCGAACACGAGCGACTCGAGCCAGTTTCGCACCCGGATCGCCTCGACCCCTTACACCGTTTCTTTTGTAAAAAGGGACAGGATGAACACGGTCAGGCATCAATCAGTCACGATGTCTCTATTTGCTAACATCACAGTAACCATCGTCGCTTTGGTCTGGTTGGCATCACCGTTTGCCAATACCCTATGTATACCCTTCACTATCATATCAGAAATTCGAGTGATAGGCaaggaagggaaaacaacacaaaaataaaacaaaaaattttGATGATTAGCTACAATTGAAACATTGTCGCATCGTACAGCAATATAAAAAGAATgtggaatgaaaagaaatgtataaaacaggaaaaaagaaattggCAAACGTGCAACGAAATACCAAAAGTCTACACAAGAGAATTCTTCAGAAGAAATTAACAAATGCGATAGTTATTACCGCGAAAAGGAATAAAGTATAAGCCATATTGTTAGTTCATACTAAAGTCACATGGACAAACTCCACAGTGATGTAATATGTACTACAGATCAAACGAGGAAGCATCGTATTTTTTCCTGGGCGAGTGTTTCACCCTTATACAACGCACGAGAAGCGTTGATCTGACGAAATTAGAATGTTCTTCTTCATGTCGTAAATATCTTCACAGCCAATCAACCACAAAACAACGacacaaaataaacgaaacattGAAAACGATGAAGAATGAAATAGATTGAAACTGCAACGAACAAATTGTTTGTTAAGCTGCATCAGACAGTTAACATGCCAATTTGCACTTCCCTAAGCACTTCACACAATTGTGTGGGTCTTTAACGACTTTTTCAATGCACTTCACTTAACTATATCACAAGAAGGCTCAACCTACAGTTACTGTATCGCCGTCCTCACACGAGAACAGACGGTTCTTAACTAACTGGGGAAATGTAAAGAAAGTATCTTTTATACATTCTTATGAGAGATTTTCCAATGTTCAggtacatttacctgcattTAGTTTGAACTGAGATTTCAGCTTTGGTAAAGTCGGAGgtaaaaaagatgaaattctTTGTAAGGACGAGATGCTCGTAAGGTAGCTGGAAATTGCTCGTAGGTTAAATAGAACTATCATTATTTACAGTAAGCAAAAGGTAGCGAtagaagcagtagcaacagtatgAACCTTATCCACCCAAAATGTTCTTTCAAGTACCTAAATAAAGATAGCGAAATATAGAAACTCGTTCAACAATCGTATGTTATATTGAACAAGAAATTATCAATTGAACGATCAGTTCAGTTTGTAAGAAACGAAATACTGATACGAACGATgacaaaaccagcaaaaaaaatactaaaaatGACAACATGAAGCGTGATGTAGTTGAGATCGAAAAACTACATATTTATTGTTAATCCGACAGCCTTTGGAATGTAAACAGATTTATGTTCTGTGTATATTCCGGATGCTCACGCCTACCTTCTATTGCCATACAAACCTCAATAATATCGAATCAAAAATCCACTGAACCTTTTCGGATAAGCTGAACTATTGTATGAAATGAGATTTTCAAACACatcaagaagaaaaatgacAATGTATATGAATGTATAATTTTcacaatatttatatttttacaGCAATAATATTAATCTTATGCACTAATACGCGATCTCTCCCAGACACtgttaaataataaaatctaATACTATAATAGCATCACCGTCAATAGTAATAACATCAACGTGATTATACATCGGTACAACAATAACTCTTAATACAAGATTAGACCACGCAATATTACGTCGCCCAAATGCTTGGAGAGGCATTAACATGTTCTTAATTTTACGCATAATAAATTAACCAACTTTGTTTACCGAGCACAAATAtacgtttttcgttttcgttttagtTCGCTTCTATGAAATGATGTAGGATGAAGATGAGTTAAATGATGATTATCATCGTCGATTTTTAATTTAGATTTAAATTTAGCATTAATATCCGATACATCCGACACATTCTTGATTGAACAACATTGGACACACGCGATACCGGAGCATATCAGCGATACAGTGTTCTTCCGGGACGATAGAAAAATCTATTAATACAACAATGGATTTCTGAAATGATGCAAGTGTTTCTAAGATCCTAATAAATGATGAAAGGCGGATAGATCGGTCCGATAAAATCCGATAATTTTTCACTTTGGTAGACCATCCGTACGCATAGAATCGCAACCGATGATAGCCGATACGCACAGAGCGACAAAAAACTAATCATTTTCAAATAGAAAGACAATCTTTAAGGGATATACTTTTACGTTTACCTATGATAACCAATGGTTGCATATTAAATagatcgcaaaaaaaacccatagcTAAGTTTCCGCAGCTGGCAAGCATTCACTAATCTACCCAAGATAGACGGGTATCCAGGCAGGTCGAAATCGATTGTCTGCGGTTAAAAGCTCAGGTACAGAGGCTACATGTTTGGAAAACCAGCAGCTAAGGCCATAGGTTTATATGTTGTTAGACTAAACGACCTAGGTGCACGTCGGGTCATCACTATCTAGTTCGCATCACCATCCAAATGTCCTTAAATATGAGTTTCTTGACTTTCCAAACAATCACGGTACGCGACAATTGAAGCAGTAATGAACACTTGCCAAGCAATGGTGCAGAGTTCTCCGGAATCTTATTCGGAACGCCTTAGTCTGTCTGTCTGAAGGTCCTCAATGTTGTGGAGTGGACACGGTATTTAGTGCATGTTGTATGGCGGATCGAGAAAACTGGCCGCTTATGAGCCATAGTGCCTTAGTGGTTGCTTAAACATAAAGGAAAATTTTACTAAGGCTCATTAAAAGGATCAGGACAACTGTATGATCAGGAATGAGCTAAGCGCAATTAGTACATCACTCAGGATCCAAGAAAAGGAGGATCAGGATCAGAAACATGAAAACACGATCGAAATAAAGAGCAAAGAGAAGATCTGGAAACTGTAACCTacagttttatttcattcttcgGCTGCTCCTAGTGTCAACGGTTGAAAGAAAATTAGGTACGTTTGTTCCTCGATGATTAGATAACACTTTTCTGCCCTCGTAAACATCCCTCTTAGAATATCGGACACAGGAAGAACGACAAGGATGTTGTATGTACTCATAGGGGTAAAAATGTCTGGTCAAAACACAAGGGTAAATACAGCCCGGACCATATGGATAGTTTGTATAATGAAGACATAAATTCAGGGTCAGTGGATCAGTCACAAGTAGAGATTCAAGGATAAAACATCGTCGGTTAACAGGCAGTCAAACATAGCAAACAACGATCAACCATGGTTTACTGCGATCAGCGTCTCACATACCGTAAGATTGAGTCACTTCAACTGAcgtccatcatcgtcgtgttgCTGCTTGGTCTCACAGTCCAGTCGGTGGACGGCTGCAACGAGATGGTTTGTGCCAGCATCGTCTCAAAGTGCATGCTAACGCAAAGCTGCAAATGCGACATGAAAAGCTGCACATGCTGCAAGGAATGCGCCGAGTGTCTGAGCTACCTGTATACcgagtgctgcagctgcctgGAGATGTGCCCTAAGCCGAGCGAGACTTCGAACGAGCTTTCAAAGCAATCACACATCGAGGACCTGGAGGGTTTCCCGAATTTGTACGACGTGATTACGTCCGAACAGGATGCACAGGGCCGCTGGAAGGTGATCTCCTTCCCGATCGATATCGATGCTGCGTTATACGGTCCGAAAGCCGATACCAAGTTCCTTGTCCACTCCATCGACATGGATCTGAAGGCGAAGAGGTATACCGACCCGAACAAGATCACGGTGAACTGCACAGTCGCCTACCAGGCACAGTGCATGTCTTGGAATAAGTGCAAGGAAAGCTGCCGAACGATGGGGGCTAGTAGCTATAGATGGTTTCATGATGGTTGCTGTGAGTGTGTTGGTCAGTACTGCATCAACTATGGCATTAATGAATCGCGCTGCCGTGAATGTCCGGAAAGCAAGGAACATGGCGCAGAGGATTTCTTCAACGAGGACGAGCTCGACTACGGGGACAGCGTTGGTCCGATGGACAACTCGCCCATTTAGTCGAACAAGCAGCACGCCAGGGCAGAATACAATAAATGAATAAAGGGGCTAGATACAGAAGAATGGCTAGGTGAATacgacaaatcaaatcgcaTAGAACAACCTGAAGATCACGTAAGAAACCTAAGTTCTCTGCTATGGTTCGTAGGGTCACATCTGTAAAGGGGCGAAGTAACGAAATAAATAGGAATCAGATTGTACATTGAATAGTTTACTTCAGTGTTGAATTAAGATGGATATAAAGATATGTAAGATAAATAATTACAATTCTTGTAAACCGTTCATAGGTCCTTTGCAAGCCTAtgtaaatattaaaatttcagaaccaatattttttttgttaatcgTTCACAGAACTGCACAAGCCTGTGGTaattttcgctttcattttttttatacacCATTTACCTTGCAAAAAGCTACATGCACGTGCAACATGAACGTTTCAGCTTGGGACTGAGTCCAAAAATACTCAAGTGAAACAATATTCATGCACGATGCTCGAGAAATAATCTGTCAATACTAAAAACACGGAGCTGCACTTAGTTTGCTAAAGTGCAAAAAATAGACCGCTACAATGGGATGGTTATCGGTTTGTGTGCCTACAAATTGAAGGGCACTATAAAATATTGTGGCGGATAAGAGATGAGATGGGGATGTGTATCATGTAATGGTGTGGGAATATTAGTGCTTATAGATGGCATAATGGATCAGATCAAATAGCACACTTATCTTACAAGGATTTACAATCCTACCAgcttgttttttctttgtcttcACAAAATGCCCATCGATCATGCGCTTTATAGCTACGCCAAGAATGTAAAAGCGTCGTAAATATTTTGAGAAGTGTGGTTAGACTTTTGCAGTGCAAACGTTGACTCTAATGTTGTATATTGTTCTCTTCAGCTGTTGGGGCTTCAGTTCGATAATTACATTTcattgtttattatttaattatgATTCATCTAAGAATCTTCTTGTTGCATTTGCCAATGAAGCGCAGAGCGCACAGTAGTGTCTCTGTTGGATTTCCCGGgtattttacttttattacAATCCAAATCAAAACGAAGTTTAGGTAAACTAGCTGCAAATCAGCCAAACAACGTCGAACAACAATCAATGTATTTGAGAGCGAAGTAAGAGTTCTTTTAATCAGCTTTGCTGAAAGGAATGCTTTTCTATGACTCGAACTATCCAAAATCGACTCGAGAAACACTTTTTCCATATATCCAACCAATAATATGCAGTCGCGTGTTGCTGGAACGGTTTGATGTTCTTATGATAATTTTTACCTGTTTTAAGTGATAATTTCAAAAGATATGTCGTGTGTTCGAAAgttaaaatggattttttacGGTAAAAGGTCTGAAAACCAAATTTCGTGACTATTTGCTGTAATGAGAAGTAACAAAGATCCATCGATAGGCTATTACGAACCAtgataaagcaaataaatttgcCCTTTTACGGAAATAATCGACTgcatgaaaaaatataaaagcaAGAAGTAAAATAATTCATCAAGTACTTGCCATACTGCGATGAACGTACATCGCATGATATGTACACACAATCTGATTATCATCATatgtattttcatttttatcgaaaacaatagaaacatctgaaaacaaaatgttacacaccactagccgtggccacacggggcgaaaactctagcgcaaacgaaaaaattaatgtcaaaacggtttcgcttaacccttacacgctgtcaaacttttatacgtccgcggactttttcgctgaacccttgacgctatcgaacactttatttacgaaaatgtaggttcttttcgtattgtttttgcatttttaatataaatataacagcaacagcaacaatatcgttaaaaactgcaaaatttattcggaaatcaacttcagcggccaaaacacagatgaaaacaatacgtttgacatttcggcataaattttcggggttttacccctgccacacgaagcgaaaacattttggcattaatgtgcaaatttgcgcgcaaattttcgccccgtgtggccacggctactagAACTTGCCAATATGGCGAAAAAGAGCAATATTCCTTTCATCTTGTGAAGAGCAGACAAGAGAATTGAAAAACACGAGGTTTCTGTGCCTACCATGCCTATGATCCATGAGGCGAGCGAATCATGCTTTTGgagggaaaacatattttcccagCTCCAGTACTTCCACTAGGGAGTAAGTGAGAAAGGCGAAGGGACAACGCTAACTTTGATCGATGAAACTCGACACTCGTCTAGCAAATCTCGAGCATATAAGTTCATCGACCGAAGATAGAGTTGTTGCATCTGCTATCTCGTTTACGCTCAATCGAGTTCCTGTTCGCTGAAAATCGACCAAACTGCTACTCTAGCTCATGGGATATCGATCTCCCTCCAAAATGTTCATCGACTCGGACGCCATGATCGATCATCATAAACGTAGCAACCTCgtgtgatttttcatttcttttctgctcTTCGCAAGGTGTGGTTCGAAAAATTGCTGTTCGTGGCCATATTGGCACTTtccattgatggcgattagAAATAGTGTATTTAACTAATCCAATTTTCTTCAACATATAAAAGATCGAGAATAATTAAGTGATGTGGTAAGCAAATATTGCGTTTATATCCAATTGGCGTGCGTTGTAAAATCCGAATCGTATCATTTTCATTGTAAAGGATGTTCCGGATTTTTGATGATATGCGCTTAAGTTGAAATTGTATAACTCATCGGTTTGGATAATATCTCAAATATGTATGGTAAGGTATAACCGGAAAAAGGtaaatgttttgtattttttaaatattgataGAAATCGTGTTTAATCATGTGAAACACTAGCGCGGCTTCGTAATTGCTTACCATTCGCTAgttcgtgaaaaaaaaaagatggtggACCATTTGCCAGTGTTGGACAAAAGCAATAGATGCGGTAAGTGGACTTTGGATAGGCTTTAGTCAAGGATCTATTGTTAATTGCTTGTTCTTGTACGTTTCTCTCACAAATGAAACGTGTCTGGTTGTTCTTGTTTCGTGCCTCAACATTTACCAAATTCGCATctaataataatttttaattatgtgTTATATATTTTTGTGAACTTTATTTTAGGTAATGAACAATTCGATGAAATTTACTTTACTAGTTCTAGAAGATGTTTGGACTAGCGCTCTAGCTGCAGTGTTGGCGTAATCCAGGAAATGCAGGTGCGTCCTTTTTGTTCATTCACCGTTGATATTATCATTTATATTTCCTAGTTCAGTTCACAATCTGTGGTCTGATCGAAGGTgcatgtttaaaaaaattatcaagCATATGATACGATGAAACGATGTTGGATATGATTTTTCTACCTAACTGGTTATCACTAAGCAGTGGTGCCTGTCCTGTCCGACTGGACAGAGATCGCAgtttggttgatttttgcAGTTCTTGGCAAGATGTCCATCAGCGCAACATCTTTTGCAGTTATTGGCTCGATCCACCCCTTCGCAGCCGCTCTTGTGGTGACCCATTTCCCAGCATTCCATCCCACTTTAACGGTCCCAGCCTTCGCCCCAGTCTCTTGGCCTCAGCCTCTGGCAGGAAGATTTCGACCAGCTTGGTGCGCTGGTAAGAATCGCGAATCTTGACGACAGATGgttccttcagcttcagcagatgGCATACTAGGTCCTACTCCTGCTTTTCAGTTGCTGACTGATTGAGACCGCTACACTGCACATGGCTtctgtgagagagagagcagttaCAATATCCTCTTTGCCAAGGACTTCTCACAATAACGGTGAATTCTGAGCTCCTGGCGTGCGAACGCAAGTGCAGAAGCATGCTTCCGTTAGCCGAACGAGTAACGGTATTGACACATTTACCCAGCTCCAACAGCTTGGCTTTCCTCTGCATAGAGGCTATAATCTCAACAtacttttccttcgattcTGCTGTAACCATTGGTGCGTCAGACTTGCGCCTCTGTGACTTTTTGTCTGCAGTTTTCGAAGGAACTTGAGATTTCGGTTTCGCACGTTGTTGGCGGCGCTACACCACCCGGAAGCCCTCATCATCAGTCTCAGGCAAAtaatcatcctcctccttgcgCTCCCTTTTGCTGTAGGACACATCCCCTGGCAAACTCCTCTGTCTCTTCTCGCTACCTACTGAGGCTTTCCTCTCCGGCACATTCTCCTGCACTTTGCAGCAAATGATACACTTTTTTTCGTTGCGGGATGCTCAATACCCACCGCAGCCAGGCAAATTCCAGCTGGACGCCACTCTTTTTTTCCCGGACGAGTGTCAGGATGCTGTCGGCTCCCCTTATAGCCACTTCTGCAGATTTTTCCAGCGATCCTGTTATCATCTTGCTGCTAGCAGAGACTGAGCTTACAGGAGGGACACCATTGCCCGATCCAGCCCCTGATTTCTTCGAATCCTCCtgcggttggtttggtgatcGCGGGGTCTTCGCGCTCCTAGCAAACGGCGGAGCTGTCGTTGGGGTGCTATTCACTACAGTGATGGCCTGGTCTTAACCTAGGGGCATATTACTTTTTGAgtagttttaaaaaaatacaaagcACGAAGTTTGcgcgttcttttgttttggaacTCACTCGAATGTGGTCATAgtatttcttatttatttatttttattgaaaaacacCTTGTTCGCCGAGAGGGGCTATACAAAATTACTTAAAAGCTAAGAGTACAAACGAGGTCTGGTTTGGAAGGCTAGGAGAAGGCGTTGCGGAGGCGAGAGCGGAGGCGAGAGCGGAAAGTGGAGATAGGAAGGTCAAAGTCGAATAGTGCGCTGGCGTTGTTGAACGAGCGCAGCGCCCTCAGAAACGGATGGTTTTGGCCGACGATGCTACGGCGAGCGGGAATGAGGAGAGGAGGCCCGTCACGGAGAGCGCGGGATGGAACGTAGATGGGTAAGGATGAGAGCAGGCGCGGCGCGACGAGGCTGTTCAGTGCAAGGCGCACGCCAAGGTCTTGCACGATGGATACTCGAGGGAGGGGGCTCAAGACACTGCCTTGTGGAACCCCAGAGGTGATAGGAAAAAGGACGGGAAGTAGAGGAGGGGGTCCGAACCTGGAAGGTCCGCCCTGAGAGGGAAGTATTGAAACCAGGGGGGGAGAGGATCGCGCAAACCCATCTGCTCCGCGGGAAAGACCCCTCGCGCAGAGATCTGCTGAAGCGTCTAACCAGGATCGGTGCTAAAGAGCGCATGCATCCTTTAAACACAGAGGAAGGGATACCGTCCGGACccggggagaaggagggctGAGAGGATACAATCCTCCGAAATGGGCACTGCGCTAATGGAGAGGGAGTCGTGGGGAGTGTACACAAGACCGGCGGTAAGAGGCACGGAGGAGCTGGCAGTGTCGATCGAGGACCAATCAGCCTCCATCACAAGCCGGCTCAGACGCTCGAAATCGCACTTAGCGAAGTTCAGCCTGCTAGGTCCCGCCGCAGGTAATGGGCGGATTGCATCCGGAGGTTCGCGTGAGTGATAGTGGTCGGATGATTATGGAGATCgtagggtgatgatgatcttctGGGACAAGCGGAACGGCCGCAGCGTTGACATTAAGGTGGGCCGCGAATTCCGCTGAGTCGGCGAAGATTAGGTCTAATTGCCGGCCAGAGTGGTTTTGGATGCCAGATATCTGACGCAGGCAGTTAGCCGCGCGAGTCCATCCAGGAATACAGTGGATGAAGAGTTTGAACCGGATGCCGTATACGTAAGACCCGCTGGTGACCACGTGATCGATGGCTG
This sequence is a window from Anopheles darlingi chromosome 3, idAnoDarlMG_H_01, whole genome shotgun sequence. Protein-coding genes within it:
- the LOC125955458 gene encoding protein twisted gastrulation-like, whose protein sequence is MVYCDQRLTYRKIESLQLTSIIVVLLLGLTVQSVDGCNEMVCASIVSKCMLTQSCKCDMKSCTCCKECAECLSYLYTECCSCLEMCPKPSETSNELSKQSHIEDLEGFPNLYDVITSEQDAQGRWKVISFPIDIDAALYGPKADTKFLVHSIDMDLKAKRYTDPNKITVNCTVAYQAQCMSWNKCKESCRTMGASSYRWFHDGCCECVGQYCINYGINESRCRECPESKEHGAEDFFNEDELDYGDSVGPMDNSPI